From Alcaligenes faecalis, the proteins below share one genomic window:
- the ccmI gene encoding c-type cytochrome biogenesis protein CcmI, protein MTIVFYIVAALLVLVCALYLMLSVKRKPALQRVVEHKQANLAILREQLKEIERDKQAGVLSAQDFEQAQMDLRQRVLEENEGLKTESVQQAGAPKLAWTLMVSIPVAAIALYFYLGNPVMLDPAAVQQQANAQPVDIEAMVARLEQRLKENPDDPGAWLMMARSHRYYGRHQEAAEAYAKAMPVVDGDPTALAEYAESMLLAGVDTLDGLPGRLVKRSLDLYPEEPLGLMLAGAAALHKEQYPEAIDYWQRLLAQFPADSETAKVVNQGLQLARERMRMPANSAPEPAAAP, encoded by the coding sequence GTGACTATTGTTTTTTATATTGTGGCCGCGCTGCTGGTCCTGGTGTGTGCGCTGTATTTGATGTTGAGCGTCAAACGTAAACCCGCCTTGCAGCGTGTGGTTGAACACAAGCAGGCGAACCTGGCGATCTTGCGCGAGCAGTTGAAAGAAATCGAGCGAGACAAGCAGGCTGGTGTGTTGTCCGCTCAGGACTTCGAGCAGGCGCAGATGGACTTGCGTCAGCGCGTCCTGGAGGAGAACGAGGGACTGAAAACGGAGTCGGTGCAACAAGCCGGCGCACCCAAACTGGCCTGGACCTTGATGGTCAGCATCCCGGTTGCCGCCATTGCCTTGTACTTTTATCTAGGCAACCCGGTGATGCTGGACCCAGCCGCCGTGCAGCAACAAGCCAATGCGCAGCCCGTGGATATTGAGGCCATGGTGGCCCGTCTGGAACAACGTCTGAAAGAAAACCCGGATGATCCTGGCGCCTGGCTGATGATGGCCCGCTCGCACCGTTACTACGGTCGTCATCAGGAAGCGGCAGAGGCCTATGCCAAAGCCATGCCGGTGGTGGACGGAGACCCGACTGCCCTGGCTGAATATGCCGAGTCCATGCTGCTGGCTGGAGTCGACACTCTGGATGGCTTGCCCGGCCGTTTGGTCAAGCGTTCCCTGGACCTTTATCCGGAAGAGCCTTTGGGCCTGATGCTGGCAGGAGCTGCCGCCTTGCACAAGGAGCAGTATCCCGAGGCAATCGATTATTGGCAGCGTTTGCTGGCGCAATTCCCGGCGGATTCGGAAACTGCCAAAGTGGTGAATCAGGGCTTGCAGTTGGCGCGTGAGCGTATGCGTATGCCAGCGAACTCGGCACCGGAACCTGCCGCGGCCCCCTGA
- a CDS encoding cytochrome c biogenesis CcdA family protein, giving the protein MEIVSLDLGLVALITAFLAGMASFLSPCVLPLVPGYLSYLAGDGQAYTQVKRSQLLGRSVCFVAGFSLVFIALGASLSYLGQLLMAYRYQLNLAAGVMVALAGLSVMGVLRMPMSLQRYYRFESGKAAGPGGATVMGLAFGFGWTPCIGPILAGILMMGASTASAGKASILLSVYALGLGVPFILAACFVTPFLQRMTQIRNIGRYVRWGAGLVLIVMGWAMATGELARFAIWVLKTFPVLGQLG; this is encoded by the coding sequence ATGGAAATTGTGTCTTTGGATTTGGGGCTGGTCGCCCTGATAACGGCTTTTCTGGCGGGGATGGCGTCGTTTCTGTCCCCTTGTGTCCTGCCTTTGGTGCCTGGCTATCTGTCGTATCTGGCCGGGGATGGGCAAGCCTATACGCAGGTCAAGCGTAGCCAGTTGCTAGGCCGCAGTGTTTGTTTTGTTGCTGGCTTTTCACTGGTGTTCATTGCACTGGGGGCGAGCCTGTCGTACCTGGGCCAGTTGTTGATGGCGTATCGCTATCAGCTCAATCTGGCAGCAGGCGTGATGGTGGCCTTGGCCGGTTTGAGTGTGATGGGTGTGCTGCGCATGCCCATGAGCCTGCAACGCTACTATCGCTTTGAGTCCGGCAAGGCGGCTGGTCCTGGCGGTGCAACGGTGATGGGCCTGGCCTTCGGCTTTGGCTGGACGCCGTGTATCGGCCCGATTCTGGCTGGCATTCTGATGATGGGGGCCAGTACCGCCAGCGCAGGCAAAGCCAGTATTCTGCTGTCCGTTTACGCCTTGGGCCTGGGCGTCCCTTTTATTCTGGCTGCCTGCTTTGTGACGCCGTTTTTGCAACGCATGACGCAAATCAGGAATATCGGGCGCTATGTACGCTGGGGGGCGGGACTGGTATTGATAGTGATGGGCTGGGCAATGGCAACGGGCGAGCTGGCGCGTTTTGCTATCTGGGTTCTCAAGACGTTCCCGGTTTTAGGGCAGTTGGGCTAA